A segment of the Pseudomonas versuta genome:
TTTATGACTTAAGGGCATGCGCAGGTCCAGGTAATGCAAATCAGATGCAGACCTTATCATCCTCGCTCTCAGGCAGCCAGAAAGTAAAAAGCCTCCCGGTCTCTCGACTGGAAGGCTTCGCGGCGGTAGCTGCCCTTGCCTTTGGCGGGGCGTTCCTGGCGGCTGCGGAACAAGGGTTGGGCGACGATGGATTTGGCCTTGTTGGGGCGCTTGCTCATGGCATGTGCTCTCGCTTGGTTTGAACAAGCGCAAATCATCAACCAGATGTTTCGGATTGTCCAGTACCTGACCGGCACCACCCAAGGCCAGCTCCTGGCGGATTACTCTGCTGGCAGATTCAGACGTTGCCCACACATCAACAGTGTCAGTCGACTCAAGCTGCTCCAGGCGGACCCGGCGGCCTGGCCCTTGATTTGCGCGTCGATACGCTGTGCATCCATTAGCAGTTGTGCCCAGCGTTGCGCTGAATAGCGCTGCAGGGCCTTGCTCATCAGCGGTTTGCGTTTGTCCCAGACTGGCGGCCTGGCCTGGCTGAAGGCTTTGTCCAGCGGTATGCCCTGGCTGTATTGCAACGCAATGTTGGCCAGCACCCGGAGTTCGCGTGCCAGAGCCCACAGTATGACCGGCGGCTCAACGCCCTCGCCGCGCAGGCCTTCGAGCATGCGCAAAGCGTGGGCTGCATCGCCATTGAGTACGGCATCGACCAGGCCAAACACATCAAAACGCGCACTGTCAGCCACCGCAGCCTGCACGGTTTCGACGGTGATCTGGCCTTCTTCAGCCATCAGCTTGAGTTTTTCAACCTCTTGCGCTGCTGCCAGCAGGTTGCCTTCAACCCGTGCAGCAATCAGCTCGACTGCGTCCTGGCTGGCTGACAAGCCTGCCTGTGACAAGCGCTGGCGAATCCATTGCGGCAACTGGTTGGCGTCCACCGGCCAGATTTGTACGAACTGGGTTTGTGGGCCTTCGATCAGCGCTTTGCCCCATTTGGTCTTCTGTGCGCTGCCATCGAGCTTGGGCAGGCTGACCAGTAACAAGGTGTCTTCGGCTGGTCGCGAGCAGTATTCGATCAGGGCCGCTGCGCCTTTGTCTCCAGGCTTGCCTGAAGGCAGGCGCAGTTCCAGCAGACGCTTTTCGCAAAACAGCGACATGCTGGCGCCGGCCTGTAACAACGAACCCCAGTCGAAACTGGCGTCGGCGCTGAACACCTGGCGTTCATCGAAACCTTGCTGGCGTGCGGCAGTGCGAATGGCGTCGGCCGCTTCCTGGCACAGCAGCGGGTCATCGCCACTGACGATGTAGACAGGGGCAAGGCTGCCTTGCAGGTGTTTGGCGAGTTGGGCGGGGGCGAGTTTCATAGGGGCTTGATAGATAACGGGGCGCCTGAGCGCCCCGTATGCCTTACTGGTTTTGCAGTTCGAGTGGCGACTGTTGAGGGGTTTCCTCTTGAGCCTTGCGTGCGGCTTCGATGGCGGCTGCTTCGGCCTGGGCCTTCTCGTCAGCTAACTTTTGCAGTTCGGCCAGGCGTTCCGGCGTCAGCTGCTCCAGACGCAGCACCATTTGCTGTACGAGGTCGCGACGCATTTCCTTGCGAATGACTGCCGCTTCCTGACCGGAGCCGGTGAGGTTACTGCTGTCTTGCAGGTAA
Coding sequences within it:
- the arfA gene encoding alternative ribosome rescue factor ArfA — its product is MSKRPNKAKSIVAQPLFRSRQERPAKGKGSYRREAFQSRDREAFYFLAA
- the holA gene encoding DNA polymerase III subunit delta encodes the protein MKLAPAQLAKHLQGSLAPVYIVSGDDPLLCQEAADAIRTAARQQGFDERQVFSADASFDWGSLLQAGASMSLFCEKRLLELRLPSGKPGDKGAAALIEYCSRPAEDTLLLVSLPKLDGSAQKTKWGKALIEGPQTQFVQIWPVDANQLPQWIRQRLSQAGLSASQDAVELIAARVEGNLLAAAQEVEKLKLMAEEGQITVETVQAAVADSARFDVFGLVDAVLNGDAAHALRMLEGLRGEGVEPPVILWALARELRVLANIALQYSQGIPLDKAFSQARPPVWDKRKPLMSKALQRYSAQRWAQLLMDAQRIDAQIKGQAAGSAWSSLSRLTLLMCGQRLNLPAE